Proteins from a single region of Macrobrachium nipponense isolate FS-2020 chromosome 11, ASM1510439v2, whole genome shotgun sequence:
- the LOC135212967 gene encoding GRIP1-associated protein 1-like, whose translation MAEKQRELKATLQKETELCLKLKESENMNQLLDLENEEFCRMNEDLRNDLLDKEKEVDLLKESLNLKTKELEEGQDKREIMKRRLEGTEEDNSSLQEKLRLAEKENVSIQQDVLMMQDENQKLQSLLMQAESVAILTKEILNAEKTSHELLGDELQVMKNWVAELGGENAKMKGELKEKTLDIMLLEKSLETERQNNNTLQDALHRLKEIENLLEEAKKRENEKDEEVERLQKDNEVYREQIENKNGDEAWKIKTAKEAERLFRTLKEQVHKNSLLVKEKEDVEIEMKRQYQENLRQKKREAEEQNEREKQIQDNMESVLHQKQSLECLLDCKEKAIISLKKKESEAQMEVQRLLKDCDMLKEKIQLQEQNRMREEKRLRNS comes from the coding sequence ATGGCTGAGAAGCAGAGAGAGCTGAAGGCCACCCTACAGAAGGAAACAGAACTCTGCCTCAAATTAAAAGAATCCGAAAATATGAATCAGTTGCTTGATTTGGAAAACGAAGAGTTCTGTAGGATGAATGAAGACCTTAGGAACGATTTACTTGATAAAGAGAAGGAAGTCGACCTTCTGAAAGAATCCCTCAACCTTAAAACTAAGGAATTGGAGGAAGGTCAAGACAAACGGGAAATAATGAAGAGACgattggagggaactgaagaggataACTCTTCTCTCCAAGAAAAACTGAGGCTCGCTGAAAAAGAGAACGTAAGTATCCAGCAGGATGTCCTGATGATGCAGGACGAAAATCAAAAGCTCCAGTCACTTCTCATGCAAGCAGAATCTGTGGCCATCTTGACAAAGGAAATCTTAAACGCTGAGAAAACAAGTCATGAGTTACTAGGAGACGAGCTTCAAGTCATGAAGAACTGGGTGGCTGAACTAGGCGGAGAAAACGCCAAGATGAAAggagaattaaaagaaaagacaCTGGATATAATGTTACTAGAAAAATCATTAGAAACTGAGAGACAAAATAACAATACTCTGCAGGATGCTCTCCATCGTCTGAAAGAAATAGAGAACTTGCTGGAAGAAGcgaagaaaagagagaacgagaaaGACGAGGAGGTCGAGAGGCTGCAGAAAGATAATGAAGTCTATCGagaacaaattgaaaataaaaatggagatgAAGCCTGGAAAATAAAAACTGCGAAGGAGGCAGAAAGGCTATTCAGAACGCTCAAGGAGCAGGTACATAAAAACAGTCTCTTAGTTAAGGAGAAGGAAGACGTAGAGATTGAAATGAAAAGGCAATATCAGGAGAACCTGAggcaaaagaaaagagaagcagaggagcaGAATGAACGGGAAAAGCAAATCCAGGATAACATGGAAAGCGTCCTCCATCAAAAACAGAGCCTGGAATGCTTGCTGGATTGTAAAGAAAAAGCTATCATCTctttgaagaagaaggagagtgaAGCCCAGATGGAAGTGCAGCGACTTCTCAAGGACTGCGATATGCTGAAAGAAAAGATTCAGCTACAGGAGCAGAATAGAATGAGAGAAGAAAAGCGTCTCAGGAACAGCTAA
- the LOC135205531 gene encoding uncharacterized protein LOC135205531 — protein sequence MMGTSDDVLILICVVVPVASVFPFTLYLCWRRCRKSNDVGVRSTSSGIRANVRRASLIFASSFASPQNFRISQVIRDLAAIGFQGDATSSSNASGYVAGREEVDPMIEFFRMTPLPPPPSIPSSLPKVKTMSPGKRKRTRGKSLQINKPRMPTPPISESEPDCKNDLMRSSQMNVFRQPSHQLSIPSQVTQSHSSEKRFQDSMTQAQDPRPGHSRNYLRHENFDKHHCKYRLAEKLRRMSRPKSKVSIEDNIKSSFPNRPLKYLERLHSEQGPFIPRGNDRQIMHAELTSPDSSENLLPSPPSTLPNQTFVHLSNIFYSSRGAQTVPNLQDETISKVGLSQPDQLPYLILSPPDETSDLGEILTSPFQGSHSGENRLRHRSRSRGSDDHSRSASPYKPDSEENHTSSANHSSKPRTTNLQCTMNQSNPIYS from the exons ATG aTGGGAACATCTGATGATGTTCTGATACTAATATGTGTTGTTGTGCCAGTTGCTTCtgtttttcctttcactttgtaCTTGTGTTGGAGGCGATGTCGAAAGTCCAACGACGTGGGCGTAAGATCAACAAGTTCTGGTATCAGAGCAAATGTCAGAAGAGCATCACTTATTTTCGCGTCATCGTTCGCCAGCCCACAAAATTTCAGAATTTCTCAGGTCATCCGGGACTTGGCAGCCATTGGATTTCAAGGTGACGCGACCTCTTCAAGTAATGCCAGTGGTTACGTAGCAGGAAGAGAGGAGGTCGATCCGATGATTGAGTTCTTTAGGATGACACCTTTACCACCTCCTCCTTCAATTCCCTCTAGTCttccaaaggtaaaaacaatgagTCCGGGTAAACGAAAAAGGACAAGAGGGAAGTCTCTTCAAATCAACAAACCAAGAATGCCAACTCCTCCCATTTCAGAGTCAGAGCCAGACTGTAAGAATGACTTAATGCGTTcttcacaaatgaatgtttttaGACAGCCATCCCACCAACTCTCAATTCCAAGCCAAGTAACTCAATCTCACTCCTCAGAAAAGCGGTTCCAAGATTCCATGACACAAGCCCAAGACCCCAGGCCAGGTCATTCACGAAATTACCTGCGTCATGAAAACTTTGATAAACATCACTGTAAATACAGACTAGCTGAAAAGCTTCGTCGAATGAGTAGGCCCAAGAGTAAGGTTTCCATAGAAGACAACATAAAATCCTCTTTTCCTAACAGGCCCCTCAAGTACTTAGAGCGACTTCACTCAGAACAAGGACCCTTTATTCCGAGAGGTAATGACAGACAAATAATGCATGCTGAACTTACGTCTCCTGATTCGTCAGAAAATTTGCTACCATCCCCACCATCGACATTACCTAACCAAACTTTTGTTCACTTATCCAACATCTTTTATTCATCTAGAGGAGCACAGACCGTTCCAAACCTGCAGGATGAGACGATTTCAAAGGTGGGGCTAAGTCAACCAGACCAGCTGCCGTATTTGATTTTGTCTCCTCCAGATGAAACCTCTGATCTCGGGGAAATTCTAACGTCCCCTTTTCAGGGAAGTCATTCGGGAGAGAATCGTCTGAGACATAGATCTCGAAGTCGGGGCTCGGATGATCATTCGCGGTCTGCTTCACCTTATAAACCAGACTCAGAGGAGAACCACACTTCAAGTGCTAACCATAGTTCCAAACCACGAACAACAAACCTGCAGTGTACAATGAACCAGTCTAACCCAATATATTCTTAG